The genomic interval AAGCAGGGAGCAAGGACGAGATCTTCTTCGATACACAAGTGTGGTTAGACTCAGACTGCGAAGACGATTTCTTCAGCGTGAATGGCGGTAAGGTTTCTGAACTCCTAATTTGGGCACGCTTAGATTACGACTTATTGGTCATATTTGCAACACAGACTTCACACCTTCAAGAGGGAGTACTCCAATTCATCCTTTGAGCATGCCATCGACCCCTAAATTGGACAACCACTTTCTCTTTGACAAATCTCCGTATTCGATATCTGAACCTTCTCCTACCGGTAGGAAGAAGCTCGCTGAGCTGCTATACGAGACGAATGTTACTGAAGTGAAAGAAGATGCCACTGCAAAATCAGACAGGGACAAAACAAGCACCACTCGAACTTCAAACTCATTGAGCACGAGCTCTGCTTGCAGCACTGAGGGGACACCAAGTAGAGATCTCGGGAGCAGGAAGGACAAGGCATGGAGTGCTGGGCATTGTTGTTTGCCAAGCCTGCGAAATTTTGGCTTGGACGAGAGGAGGCAAAAGATGAGTAGTCCCAGTCCCTGGGCTGCGTGATTCCTCCCTCTCCAAGCTTTAAACCGAGTCATGTAGTTGAACTCGCTCTGAAACATATCATTTCGATAACAATAAGTGCAAACTTTGCTCCAATAATTTCATCATTACTAGGAGGATGTAATAAGGTTAGAGGGGGGAATCTTGTATTTATATTATGTGGTTGTACATGTTTGTACTCACATCGAAAGTATATACTTCCATAAAGTATGAAGAAAGCTTAGAACCTATCCATATTGTTTCACCAGACGGAATGCAATTATAAAAGGCAATATTTTTATGATGGAAGAGCTCCTCCTACATCAAGAAAAATGTAAttcaattgagatttttttttagttttgatgTTCCTGCGAATAGAAAACTAATCTGAATTGGAAACTTGCTTTTTGCAGTTTCCAATTTAACTGATTGAATAGCAGATCCGTGTAGTGCAGATCTTGAATACACCGGACATTTAATAACcgatttaatttagaaatttttttataaaaaaaaatcagttattTTGAATCGGTATTGattacaaaattcaaaatttaattaaaccgaATAAAGTCGAATGATGCATTATCATCAGTCATATGTTGCCACAAATCAAGCACGGTAAATTCATTAAATTCAGAAATTGATTGATGCAGTTAACTGATGATATAATATCAGTAGACTATGATAAAGGAGGAATTTGATAaattatcatatttttaaaataaaaaagtttaTGATCCTACTTAAAGATGTCGACAAACGAACTACCGATGCGTTAGTTTGAATACTAACTTGATCACTAATCGCCTAACAACAATGAGAATCGGTGGAGAGATCTTTTGAAGCTTGGATGGGAGAAGACGAGAGAAAAAGGATTAGAATGACGGTTAGGGGTTCCAGCGCAGCTACTCCAACGTTTAAATTAGTTCCAATAAAAGTAGAGGAAGAAGAATGAAGAAGATTAATATTAGAGTTTTGGATGCGAATATGTGCATACATGTGCCCCTTGGAGTGGACTATTTTTTCTAGAGAACAACTGATTCTCACGTTCTCCATGTATCCCAAGATTTGCACGGGCGTTATCCACTTTTCCTGAAATAATCTAACATTCGTGTGTGTGTTATTCACTTTTTCCAGAATAATCTGAGATCCACGTATGCATTATCCACTTTCCCCAAAATAAATGGTGATGTCGTCCCCCTCTCAAGATGGTCAAGTTTCTTATGATCTTCGAAGAATAACGACTACGTTATTTGCATCTTCAACATCAGTAGGTCATCCCTATTGTTCTTAGTTGAGGGCTATTTAGAGTTAAGGACGGTCCAAGATCAAGAGTGTCATGGAATTGGGCGCCATCAAGTCAGGAGTGTCAGAGACGGACGACCCAGGATCAGGAGTGTCATGGAGTCAGGGGCACCGTCAAGTTGGGAGGCAGCTCGGAGAAGAATGACCTGGGATCGGGAGTGTCATGGAGTCAAGGTTGCTAGTAGTTGAGGCCGTATAGATTCGGGGAATGACtcgactttttttttattttggccGTCATCTCAGTAATACTGCTGATCTTCTTATCCACATGACACTCGGATCACCTCTTGATCAATTTATTGACcgaattaatcaattttatatcGATCCGATTTATTTGGATAAACTTTGTTTGGTTCAATTTATCAAACGGAAGTTCGATTAGTTCAGTTTTAGCAGACCATCAGATgtacatttttattttaaagcCTGGGAACTAGAAGACCATTTGCAAGACACAGAAGGAATACAAGTATATCAGCGTTGATTCTAGATATACAGACGATCAAATATGGATAACACATGCTTTTCATTAAGAAAAATATTGTTTTAAATATTTtcgatgtattttttttaataaaacttgAAATGGGACAAGGCCATGCCCAGTCCAGGAAAGCCCATTAACTCGTTCCTTTCATGGGCCCTCAGATCATATCTGAGCCTCTTCGAACCAGGTCTACAACAAAAAGACGACGCAGGCAGGGCAGGACAGGCttcttctcctctctctctctcgatcTCCAACTTTCGCCCCCTTCAGTTTCATCTCCGCCATGGTCTACATCGAATCCTGGGACGAGTTCGTTGATCGATCGTTGCAGCTCTTCCGCGCTGATCCCCAATCGGTAAGCGCTTTCTTCTATCCTTCCGGTATCTTCCCCTTTATCTCCATCTCTTTGCCGCTGCGCTTTCTTCTGTTTTCTAGA from Zingiber officinale cultivar Zhangliang chromosome 6B, Zo_v1.1, whole genome shotgun sequence carries:
- the LOC121988970 gene encoding uncharacterized protein At3g27210-like isoform X1, which translates into the protein MGACTSIPNDSDSSMRYRLGLASKAKRFFLASPAKDKSLYEANPVDGFSLKSPKLAGSKDEIFFDTQVWLDSDCEDDFFSVNGDFTPSRGSTPIHPLSMPSTPKLDNHFLFDKSPYSISEPSPTGRKKLAELLYETNVTEVKEDATAKSDRDKTSTTRTSNSLSTSSACSTEGTPSRDLGSRKDKAWSAGHCCLPSLRNFGLDERRQKMSSPSPWAA
- the LOC121988970 gene encoding uncharacterized protein At3g27210-like isoform X2, translating into MGACTSIPNDSDSSMRYRLGLASKAKRFFLASPAKDKSLYEANPVDGFSLKSPKLGSKDEIFFDTQVWLDSDCEDDFFSVNGDFTPSRGSTPIHPLSMPSTPKLDNHFLFDKSPYSISEPSPTGRKKLAELLYETNVTEVKEDATAKSDRDKTSTTRTSNSLSTSSACSTEGTPSRDLGSRKDKAWSAGHCCLPSLRNFGLDERRQKMSSPSPWAA